A genomic region of Christiangramia sp. OXR-203 contains the following coding sequences:
- the murI gene encoding glutamate racemase, protein MNKSQPIGIFDSGVGGTSIWKEIHELLPNEHTIYLSDSKNAPYGLKTQEEIIALSIKNTEKLLELNCKLIVIACNTATTNAIKVLRSSYRVPFIGIEPAIKPAALKSTNKAIGILATRGTLSSELFAQTSELYTKDIQVVEVEGNGLVELIEAGKTNTPEMIGLLQHLLKPMLDARIDYLVLGCSHYPYLIPVLQEILPDTVKIIDSGEAVAKQTKIILAERNLLNDNPDASSNLFFSNANPNVLSSIISSEEQNYKVATLDF, encoded by the coding sequence ATGAACAAGTCTCAGCCAATTGGCATTTTTGATTCCGGCGTAGGAGGAACCTCTATATGGAAAGAAATACATGAACTTCTTCCCAACGAGCATACCATCTATTTATCTGATAGTAAGAATGCACCTTATGGCTTGAAAACTCAGGAGGAAATCATAGCACTTTCTATCAAAAACACGGAAAAGCTTCTAGAGCTTAATTGCAAGCTCATCGTCATTGCCTGTAATACTGCCACTACAAATGCTATTAAAGTCCTTAGAAGTTCCTACAGAGTTCCTTTTATAGGTATTGAACCTGCTATAAAACCAGCTGCTTTAAAAAGCACCAATAAGGCTATAGGCATTCTGGCTACTCGGGGAACCTTATCAAGTGAACTATTTGCCCAAACCAGCGAATTATACACTAAGGATATACAGGTGGTAGAAGTGGAAGGCAACGGACTCGTGGAACTCATCGAAGCGGGAAAAACGAATACTCCCGAGATGATTGGTTTACTGCAACATTTACTCAAACCAATGCTCGATGCCAGAATAGATTACCTGGTGCTTGGCTGCAGTCATTACCCATATCTAATTCCTGTTCTTCAAGAGATATTGCCAGATACTGTAAAGATCATTGATTCTGGGGAAGCAGTGGCAAAACAAACGAAGATCATCCTTGCTGAAAGGAATTTGCTAAATGACAATCCTGATGCCAGTAGCAACTTATTTTTCTCGAATGCAAACCCCAATGTCCTGTCCTCTATTATTTCTTCGGAAGAGCAAAATTACAAGGTTGCAACTTTAGATTTTTAA